From a single Bacillus gobiensis genomic region:
- a CDS encoding dihydrolipoamide acetyltransferase family protein, which produces MAFEFKLPDIGEGIHEGEIVKWFVKPNDEIEEDDVLAEVQNDKAVVEIPSPVKGKVLELKVDEGTVATVGQTIITLDAPGYEDLQFKGSDSDDSSKTEEQVQSTAEAGQDVEKKDAPADKPEGATGAGNQAQADDTGSDKRVIAMPSVRKFAREKNVNIGQVNGSGKNGRVLKEDIESFLNGGSQQAEAPAEETKEAAPEQKSAPVVSEGELPESREKMSGIRKAIAKAMVNSKHTAPHVTLMDEVDVTKLVAHRKQFKQVAADQGIKLTYLPYVVKALTSALKKFPVLNTSLDDKTDEIVQKHYFNIGIAADTEKGLLVPVVKNADRKSVFEISDEINSLAVKARDGKLAPAEMKGASCTISNIGSAGGQWFTPVINHPEVAILGIGRIAEKAIVRDGEIVAAPVLAISLSFDHRMIDGATAQNALNHIKRLLNDPQLILMEA; this is translated from the coding sequence GTGGCATTTGAATTTAAGCTTCCGGATATCGGTGAAGGTATTCACGAAGGTGAAATTGTAAAATGGTTCGTAAAACCAAACGATGAGATCGAAGAGGATGACGTACTTGCAGAAGTCCAAAATGACAAAGCAGTGGTAGAAATCCCTTCACCTGTAAAAGGAAAAGTATTAGAATTAAAAGTTGACGAGGGAACTGTAGCAACTGTTGGACAAACCATCATTACCCTCGATGCTCCGGGCTACGAAGATCTTCAATTTAAAGGCAGTGATTCTGACGATAGCTCAAAAACAGAAGAGCAGGTTCAATCAACTGCTGAAGCGGGTCAGGACGTTGAGAAAAAAGACGCGCCAGCTGATAAGCCTGAAGGTGCTACAGGAGCAGGAAACCAAGCGCAGGCAGATGACACAGGTTCTGATAAACGTGTGATCGCAATGCCATCTGTTCGGAAATTCGCACGTGAAAAAAATGTGAATATCGGGCAGGTTAATGGTTCCGGAAAAAATGGCCGTGTATTGAAAGAAGATATTGAAAGCTTCTTAAATGGCGGCAGCCAGCAGGCTGAAGCTCCAGCTGAAGAAACTAAGGAAGCAGCACCAGAACAAAAATCTGCTCCGGTTGTGTCTGAAGGCGAACTACCTGAATCCCGTGAGAAAATGAGTGGAATTCGCAAAGCAATTGCTAAAGCGATGGTAAATTCCAAACATACAGCTCCTCACGTGACGTTAATGGATGAAGTAGATGTTACGAAGCTTGTGGCGCATCGCAAACAGTTTAAACAAGTTGCAGCTGATCAAGGTATTAAGCTTACTTATCTGCCTTATGTGGTAAAAGCTCTTACATCAGCTCTTAAAAAATTCCCTGTACTAAATACATCTTTAGATGATAAAACAGACGAAATCGTACAGAAGCATTACTTTAATATCGGAATTGCAGCAGATACTGAAAAAGGTCTTTTGGTTCCAGTTGTTAAAAATGCAGATCGCAAATCTGTATTTGAAATCTCAGATGAAATTAACAGCCTTGCTGTAAAAGCACGTGATGGAAAGCTTGCACCAGCTGAAATGAAAGGTGCTTCATGCACAATTTCAAATATCGGATCTGCAGGCGGCCAATGGTTTACACCTGTCATTAACCATCCTGAAGTTGCGATTCTTGGAATTGGCCGTATTGCTGAAAAAGCAATCGTCCGTGACGGAGAAATTGTCGCAGCACCAGTATTGGCAATCTCTCTAAGCTTTGACCACCGTATGATTGACGGTGCGACTGCTCAAAACGCTCTTAACCATATCAAGCGTTTGCTTAATGACCCACAATTAATATTAATGGAGGCGTAA
- a CDS encoding polysaccharide deacetylase family protein, with translation MVDSKDYSIQPIKGTEADSKIVLLTIDDAPDQNALEMAKILKKMNAPAVFFVNVHFLSSDESKKVLKNIHEMGFAIGNHTMTHKNLK, from the coding sequence GTGGTAGATTCAAAGGATTACTCGATTCAGCCAATTAAAGGCACAGAGGCGGATTCGAAAATCGTCCTGCTTACGATTGATGATGCTCCAGATCAAAACGCTCTTGAAATGGCGAAAATATTAAAAAAAATGAATGCGCCGGCTGTCTTTTTTGTTAATGTCCATTTTTTATCAAGTGACGAAAGCAAAAAAGTGCTCAAGAATATCCATGAGATGGGTTTTGCAATCGGCAATCATACGATGACGCATAAAAATTTAAAATAG
- a CDS encoding polysaccharide deacetylase family protein produces MNESKASSGKSRLFSGQNSKKLAADEKMIFMNWTYGYDWESDYQTADALADVMTNSPYLKDGANLLMHDRIWSKDALESIVAGLRDNGYRLVNPNEIK; encoded by the coding sequence ATGAACGAATCAAAAGCATCATCGGGGAAAAGCCGGCTTTTTTCAGGGCAGAATAGCAAAAAATTGGCTGCGGATGAAAAAATGATCTTCATGAATTGGACTTACGGATACGATTGGGAAAGCGATTATCAAACAGCTGATGCATTAGCTGATGTGATGACTAACAGCCCCTACCTTAAAGATGGGGCTAATCTATTGATGCATGACCGAATCTGGTCAAAAGATGCGCTTGAATCTATCGTAGCCGGGCTAAGAGATAATGGTTATCGTTTAGTTAATCCCAATGAAATAAAGTAA
- the lpdA gene encoding dihydrolipoyl dehydrogenase: MVVGDFPIETDTIVIGAGPGGYVAAIRAAQLGQKVTIVEKGTLGGVCLNVGCIPSKALISAGHRYHDAQHSDDMGISAENVKVDFSKVQEWKGSVVNKLTSGVQGLLKGNKVEIVSGEAYFVDSNNLKVMDDKSSQTYTFKNAIIATGSRPIELPTFKYSERVINSTGALALKEIPKKLVVIGGGYVGTELGTAYANFGTEVTILEGADEILPGFEKQMSSLVKRNLKKKGNVDIHTKAFAKGVEETESGVKVSFEVNGEEKTVEADYVLVTVGRRPNTDELGLEQVGVELTEKGIVKTDKQLRTSVSNIFAIGDIVEGPPLAHKASYEGKIAAEAIAGEAAEIDYLGIPAVVFSEPELATVGYTEAQAKEEGIEVNASKFPFAANGRALSLNSTDGFLKLITRKEDGLVIGAQVAGASASDMISELGLAIEAGMTAEDIAMTIHAHPTLGEITMEAAEVAIGMPVHIVK; the protein is encoded by the coding sequence ATGGTAGTTGGAGATTTTCCGATCGAGACAGATACTATAGTTATTGGTGCGGGTCCTGGCGGCTATGTGGCTGCGATCCGTGCCGCTCAGCTAGGACAAAAAGTGACGATTGTTGAGAAAGGCACTTTGGGCGGAGTTTGTCTAAACGTTGGCTGTATCCCTTCAAAAGCTCTAATCTCTGCAGGACACCGTTATCACGATGCCCAGCATTCTGATGACATGGGAATTTCAGCTGAGAATGTAAAAGTTGACTTTTCAAAGGTTCAAGAGTGGAAGGGTTCTGTTGTTAACAAGCTTACTAGCGGCGTGCAAGGGCTGCTTAAAGGCAATAAGGTTGAAATCGTCAGCGGTGAAGCGTATTTCGTCGACAGCAATAATTTAAAGGTCATGGATGATAAATCTTCTCAAACGTATACATTCAAAAATGCCATTATCGCAACCGGATCTCGCCCGATCGAGCTTCCGACCTTTAAATACTCTGAGCGCGTAATTAATTCTACCGGGGCATTGGCTTTAAAAGAAATTCCGAAAAAACTTGTTGTTATCGGCGGAGGCTACGTTGGCACCGAGCTTGGTACTGCTTATGCGAACTTCGGTACAGAGGTTACGATTTTAGAAGGTGCAGATGAGATTCTGCCAGGTTTTGAAAAGCAAATGAGCTCACTTGTCAAACGTAACCTTAAGAAAAAAGGCAACGTCGATATCCATACGAAGGCTTTCGCAAAAGGCGTTGAAGAAACGGAAAGCGGAGTAAAAGTATCCTTCGAAGTGAATGGCGAAGAAAAAACGGTTGAAGCAGATTATGTGCTTGTCACTGTGGGACGCCGCCCGAATACTGATGAGCTTGGTTTAGAGCAAGTCGGTGTTGAATTAACAGAAAAAGGCATCGTCAAAACAGATAAGCAGCTGCGCACAAGCGTTTCCAATATTTTCGCAATCGGCGATATTGTAGAAGGACCGCCTCTTGCCCATAAAGCATCTTATGAAGGAAAAATTGCTGCAGAAGCGATTGCAGGTGAGGCTGCAGAAATTGATTACTTAGGAATCCCTGCGGTTGTCTTCTCTGAGCCTGAACTTGCTACAGTTGGTTATACTGAAGCACAGGCTAAAGAAGAAGGAATTGAAGTGAATGCTTCCAAATTCCCATTTGCTGCTAACGGCCGTGCGTTGTCACTTAACAGCACTGACGGCTTCTTAAAACTGATCACTCGTAAAGAAGACGGACTTGTCATTGGTGCACAGGTTGCTGGTGCAAGTGCATCAGATATGATTTCTGAGCTTGGTCTTGCAATTGAAGCCGGAATGACTGCTGAAGATATTGCAATGACGATTCATGCTCACCCGACATTGGGAGAGATTACTATGGAAGCTGCCGAAGTTGCAATCGGAATGCCTGTCCATATTGTAAAATAA
- a CDS encoding alpha-ketoacid dehydrogenase subunit beta yields the protein MAQMTMIQAITDALRTELKNDENVLVFGEDVGLNGGVFRATEGLQKEFGEDRVFDTPLAESGIGGLALGLGLQDFRPVMEIQFFGFVYEVMDSISGQMARMRYRSGGRWNSPVTIRSPFGGGVHTPELHADSLEGLMAQQPGVKVVIPSSPYDAKGLLIASIRDNDPVVFLEHMKLYRSFRQEVPEEEYTIEIGKAEVKREGSDLSIITYGAMVHESLKAAEELEKEGHSVEVVDLRTVSPLDIETIIASVEKTGRAVVVQEAQKQAGIASNVVAEINDRAILSLEAPVLRVTAPDTVFAFSQAESVWLPNHKDVIETAKKVLEF from the coding sequence ATGGCGCAAATGACTATGATTCAGGCAATCACTGATGCGTTACGCACAGAACTGAAAAATGACGAAAACGTTCTAGTTTTTGGAGAAGATGTCGGTTTAAACGGCGGCGTTTTCCGTGCGACAGAAGGATTGCAAAAAGAATTTGGCGAAGACCGCGTATTTGACACGCCGCTTGCTGAATCTGGTATCGGCGGCCTTGCTTTAGGTCTTGGCTTGCAAGACTTTCGTCCGGTAATGGAAATTCAGTTCTTTGGATTTGTATATGAAGTAATGGATTCAATCTCCGGCCAAATGGCAAGAATGCGATATCGTTCCGGAGGTCGCTGGAATTCTCCTGTGACCATTCGCTCTCCATTCGGAGGAGGGGTGCATACGCCGGAACTTCACGCGGACAGCTTGGAAGGCCTTATGGCACAGCAGCCGGGTGTGAAGGTTGTTATTCCTTCATCTCCTTACGATGCGAAAGGGCTTTTGATCGCTTCTATTCGCGACAATGATCCAGTTGTATTTCTTGAGCACATGAAGCTTTATCGTTCATTCCGCCAAGAGGTGCCTGAAGAAGAATATACAATTGAAATTGGAAAAGCAGAAGTAAAACGTGAAGGTTCTGACCTTTCAATTATTACTTACGGTGCGATGGTTCATGAATCATTAAAAGCGGCTGAAGAGCTCGAAAAAGAAGGGCATTCAGTAGAAGTGGTTGACTTGCGCACTGTCAGCCCGCTTGATATTGAAACAATTATCGCTTCTGTTGAAAAAACAGGACGCGCGGTCGTTGTTCAGGAAGCGCAAAAACAAGCTGGGATCGCGTCTAACGTAGTAGCAGAGATCAATGATCGGGCAATCTTAAGCCTTGAAGCTCCTGTATTGCGCGTAACTGCGCCTGATACTGTATTTGCTTTCTCTCAAGCAGAGAGTGTATGGCTTCCAAACCATAAAGATGTCATTGAAACAGCTAAAAAAGTATTAGAGTTTTAA